A single genomic interval of Bradyrhizobium sp. AZCC 1693 harbors:
- a CDS encoding sensor domain-containing diguanylate cyclase, with protein sequence MSGVTFNRNRVKLKKLLGIRARLAMLAVMLVAPLMLERVRSLEDTRARQIAMASEEYANITHHSAETQREVISSVETMLKSAAYIRASSGIGRSCEILRASLPANLPWIRSIMLVSKEGVVQCSTLNIQVGLNIGDRDYFRKAQETRDFVFSDYLFGKTNNRPIMMAAYPVSAINPDEDSVAVAGINLDWLSKIMANLGGRPGISSLLIDSTGIVLAAPPDQASMIGRPLDNVPLLSAITYKALSANSDTGSLSFTANDGSRRAISFARIPGTQSRLIVSVDEAKVTAAINREIRTAYLQLGFVCLFVLLGALIGAEKLIINPIEVMTGMARRFGEGDWSARVSRSRLPLEFMPLARAFNAMAAQLSQRERELVATNDRLTVMASIDMLSGLANRRGFQSRLDFEWLKAQQYHCELSLLMIDVDHFKLYNDTYGHPEGDACLTRLGEALAGIAGDTMGFAGRYGGEEFCLLLPNTSPQRALEIGETVRATVQDLGLPHITSSHRTVTVSVGVAATLPSDAQTPGDLIEAADAALYAAKHRGRNTVVEHGFAKLVDEAGMAMAG encoded by the coding sequence ATGTCTGGCGTTACTTTCAACCGCAATCGGGTCAAACTCAAGAAGCTTCTGGGAATCCGGGCGCGGCTTGCGATGCTGGCCGTGATGCTGGTGGCGCCCTTGATGCTGGAGCGCGTCCGCTCGCTCGAAGACACCCGCGCCAGGCAGATCGCGATGGCGTCAGAAGAATACGCCAACATCACCCACCACAGCGCCGAGACCCAGCGCGAGGTGATCTCCTCCGTCGAGACGATGCTGAAATCGGCCGCCTATATCCGCGCCTCCAGCGGCATCGGGCGCAGTTGCGAAATTTTGCGCGCCAGCCTGCCCGCCAACCTGCCCTGGATCCGCAGCATCATGCTCGTGAGCAAGGAAGGCGTGGTCCAGTGTTCCACCCTGAACATTCAGGTCGGCCTTAACATCGGCGATCGCGACTATTTCAGGAAGGCGCAGGAAACCCGCGATTTCGTCTTCAGCGACTACCTGTTCGGCAAGACCAACAACCGGCCGATCATGATGGCGGCCTATCCGGTCTCCGCGATCAACCCGGACGAAGATTCGGTCGCGGTCGCCGGCATCAATCTCGACTGGCTGTCCAAGATCATGGCCAACCTCGGCGGACGGCCGGGCATTTCATCGCTGCTGATCGATAGCACCGGCATCGTGCTGGCGGCGCCACCGGACCAGGCCAGCATGATCGGCCGGCCGCTCGACAACGTGCCGCTGCTGTCGGCGATCACCTACAAGGCGCTCAGCGCCAACTCCGATACCGGATCGCTTTCCTTTACCGCCAACGACGGCTCCAGGCGCGCCATCAGTTTCGCGCGCATTCCCGGGACGCAATCGCGCCTGATCGTCAGCGTCGACGAAGCCAAGGTGACGGCCGCGATCAACCGCGAGATCCGCACCGCTTATCTTCAATTGGGATTCGTCTGCCTGTTCGTGCTGCTCGGCGCGCTGATCGGGGCAGAGAAGCTCATCATCAATCCGATCGAAGTCATGACCGGCATGGCCAGGCGGTTCGGCGAAGGCGACTGGTCGGCCCGCGTTTCGCGCAGCCGGCTGCCGTTGGAATTCATGCCGCTGGCCCGCGCCTTCAACGCGATGGCGGCGCAACTCAGCCAGCGCGAGCGCGAGTTGGTCGCGACCAACGACCGGCTCACCGTGATGGCCTCGATCGACATGCTGTCGGGCCTGGCCAATCGCCGCGGCTTCCAGAGCCGGCTCGATTTCGAATGGTTGAAGGCGCAGCAGTATCATTGCGAGCTGTCGCTGTTGATGATCGATGTCGATCACTTCAAGCTTTACAATGACACCTATGGCCACCCCGAGGGCGATGCCTGCCTCACCCGGCTCGGTGAAGCGCTGGCCGGCATCGCCGGCGACACAATGGGCTTTGCCGGCCGCTATGGCGGCGAGGAATTCTGCCTGCTGCTGCCGAACACGAGCCCGCAGCGAGCGCTCGAGATCGGCGAAACGGTGCGCGCGACCGTGCAAGACCTCGGCCTGCCGCACATCACCTCCAGCCACCGCACCGTCACCGTCAGCGTCGGCGTAGCCGCGACGCTTCCGAGCGATGCGCAGACCCCCGGCGACCTGATCGAAGCCGCGGATGCCGCCCTCTACGCCGCCAAACACCGCGGCCGCAACACCGTGGTTGAGCATGGCTTTGCCAAGCTGGTCGACGAGGCGGGCATGGCGATGGCGGGGTGA
- a CDS encoding TIR domain-containing protein, whose translation MPAKIFVSYSHRETNWRRKFQAAMGGGVYEQAFELWSDDEIETSQDWKKKIRGAIASSRIALLLVGKGFLSSTFIIKKELPQILGYQKAGRVKIFWVPIDEVTDTIQKATGLDNIQAAWPPSQPLSTLSKKKLDDALIHIASNLMNAIALSAIGLDDTTDDIRPQVAEMIPSDVVLGESFAIGDYSMFYRAKQSDIDVAIKVLIPTPSRGWLNTDFVKRANIVKNISNSTAIEIRQVIPDARLSCVVMDYLNVPTLQSRLEKEGKLPGELVASAIGQLVRVAADLHRMEGQPLIGPVRPSHVHYDATRDKAYISLLPIANETLESCRDLPTRLQDSRTLSYLSPERYYGKPIGAKTDQYHLALLALELLQGKPPVSIAAFADLQKKADFFKSPRSYFDDGLRLNQPALSFILAKMLELEGGDRWEPMGDLVSALQDVAKGKIPIPVKQYADTQYNTELRKNADFFRSFYRILFEKSDEIRGLFQQGSSVDEQSRKLNRAMGSILNFTRDLRTTSLGDQVDRHRSMGIKTEHFGLFRDAFIDALSEARIVDGYSQDAWRAILDPALNYMRDEIDRAPA comes from the coding sequence ATGCCCGCCAAAATATTCGTCAGCTATAGCCACCGGGAAACAAACTGGCGTCGGAAATTCCAGGCCGCCATGGGGGGTGGTGTTTACGAGCAAGCATTTGAACTCTGGTCCGACGATGAGATCGAGACGAGTCAGGATTGGAAAAAGAAGATTCGTGGCGCGATTGCCAGTTCGCGCATAGCGCTGCTTCTTGTCGGTAAGGGATTTCTGAGTTCGACGTTTATCATCAAGAAGGAACTGCCCCAAATTCTCGGCTATCAGAAAGCCGGCCGCGTCAAAATTTTTTGGGTGCCGATCGACGAGGTCACAGACACTATTCAGAAGGCGACCGGGCTCGACAATATCCAGGCGGCATGGCCACCCAGCCAGCCGCTGTCAACGCTAAGCAAGAAAAAACTCGATGATGCGCTGATCCACATCGCATCCAATTTGATGAATGCCATCGCATTGAGTGCCATCGGATTGGACGACACTACCGATGATATCCGGCCTCAAGTCGCCGAAATGATTCCCTCGGATGTCGTGCTTGGCGAATCGTTCGCAATCGGCGATTACTCGATGTTCTATCGGGCCAAACAGTCTGATATCGACGTCGCTATCAAAGTCCTGATCCCGACGCCGAGCAGGGGGTGGCTCAACACCGATTTCGTCAAACGTGCGAACATCGTCAAGAATATCAGCAACTCGACAGCGATCGAGATCAGGCAAGTTATACCAGATGCGCGCTTGTCTTGCGTCGTGATGGATTATCTCAATGTGCCAACGCTGCAATCAAGGCTCGAAAAGGAAGGCAAGCTTCCCGGCGAGCTTGTCGCAAGCGCAATTGGGCAGCTTGTTCGTGTCGCGGCGGATTTGCATCGAATGGAGGGGCAGCCGCTGATTGGCCCGGTCCGGCCATCGCACGTTCATTATGACGCGACGAGAGACAAGGCCTATATCTCGCTGCTACCGATCGCCAACGAAACTCTTGAGTCCTGTCGCGACCTTCCTACCCGCCTGCAGGACTCTCGCACGCTTTCCTATCTCAGCCCCGAGCGATATTACGGAAAACCAATAGGCGCGAAAACGGATCAATATCATCTCGCGCTGCTGGCTCTGGAGCTGTTGCAAGGAAAACCACCGGTATCGATCGCAGCCTTTGCAGATCTGCAAAAGAAGGCTGACTTCTTCAAATCGCCGAGATCATACTTCGATGATGGACTTCGGCTGAACCAGCCGGCGCTTTCGTTCATTCTTGCGAAGATGCTTGAACTCGAAGGCGGTGACCGCTGGGAGCCGATGGGCGATCTTGTCAGTGCGCTCCAGGATGTTGCGAAGGGTAAAATCCCCATACCCGTAAAACAATATGCAGACACACAGTACAACACGGAGCTTCGCAAGAATGCGGATTTCTTTCGCTCGTTCTACCGAATCCTGTTTGAAAAATCGGATGAAATCCGCGGCCTGTTCCAGCAAGGCTCCAGCGTCGACGAGCAGTCGCGGAAGCTAAACAGGGCGATGGGCAGTATCCTCAACTTCACGCGGGATTTGCGCACCACAAGTCTTGGCGACCAGGTTGATCGTCATCGCAGCATGGGGATCAAGACCGAGCATTTCGGGTTGTTCCGTGATGCGTTCATCGATGCACTCAGTGAAGCACGAATCGTCGATGGCTACTCGCAAGACGCATGGCGTGCAATTCTCGACCCAGCCCTCAATTACATGAGGGATGAGATCGATCGCGCGCCCGCTTGA
- the leuS gene encoding leucine--tRNA ligase, with amino-acid sequence MTSERYNARDSEPRWQRQWDEKAIFASKNDDSRPKYYVLEMFPYPSGRIHIGHVRNYTLGDVLARFMRAKGFNVLHPMGWDAFGLPAENAAIERKVAPKAWTYDNIAAMKKQLRSIGLSLDWSREFATCDPSYYKHQQKMFLDFLRAGLAEREKRKINWDPVDMTVLANEQVIDGRGWRSGAVVEQREMNQWVFKITKYSQELLDALDGLDRWPDKVRLMQRNWIGRSEGLLLRFALDPATTPAGETELKIFTTRPDTLFGAKFMAISADHPLAIAAAAKNPDLAEFIADVKKIGTAQEIIDTAEKQGFDTGIKAVHPFDPSWKLPVYVANFVLMEYGTGAIFGCPGHDQRDLDFVNKYALGVTPVVCPEGQDPKTFVITDTAYDGEGRMINSRFLDGMTIEQAKEEVAKRLENEMRGNAPVGERQVNFRLRDWGISRQRYWGCPIPVIHCPKCDVVPVPDDQLPVVLPEDATFDKPGNALDHHPTWKHVICPKCGGKAQRETDTMDTFVDSSWYFARFTDPWNEKAPTTPDVANRMMPVDQYIGGVEHAILHLLYSRFFTRAMKATGHIGMDEPFAGMFTQGMVVHETYQKADGSYVTPAEVKIEAGGNGKRAILLETGENITVGPIEKMSKSKRNTVDPDDIIATYGADVARWFMLSDSPPDRDVIWSDERVQGASRFVQRLWRLVNESAGIAKTAPADRPASFGADALGLRKAAHGALDKVSSGIERLHFNVCLAHIREFANALAEVLGRDGKPAADTAWAVREAATILVQLFAPMMPHLAEECWQVLGQSGLISEANWPQIERDLLVEDTVTLVVQVNGKKRGDVTVPRVAQNPEIEAAVLSLDAVKLALGGKAVRKVIVVPMRIVNVVG; translated from the coding sequence ATGACCTCCGAACGCTACAACGCCCGCGATTCCGAGCCGCGCTGGCAACGCCAGTGGGACGAAAAGGCGATCTTCGCCTCGAAAAACGACGATTCCAGGCCGAAATATTACGTGCTCGAGATGTTCCCCTACCCGTCCGGGCGCATCCATATCGGGCACGTCCGCAATTACACCTTGGGTGACGTGCTGGCCCGGTTCATGCGCGCCAAGGGTTTTAACGTGCTGCACCCGATGGGCTGGGACGCGTTCGGGCTGCCGGCCGAGAACGCCGCGATCGAGCGCAAGGTCGCGCCCAAAGCCTGGACCTACGACAATATCGCCGCGATGAAGAAACAGTTGCGGTCGATCGGGCTGTCGCTGGACTGGTCACGCGAATTCGCGACCTGCGATCCCTCTTACTACAAGCATCAGCAGAAGATGTTTCTGGACTTCCTGCGCGCAGGGTTGGCCGAGCGCGAGAAGCGCAAGATCAACTGGGACCCGGTCGACATGACCGTGCTCGCCAACGAGCAGGTGATCGACGGCCGCGGCTGGCGCTCCGGCGCCGTGGTCGAGCAGCGCGAGATGAACCAGTGGGTCTTCAAGATCACAAAATACTCGCAGGAGCTGCTGGACGCACTGGACGGGCTGGACCGCTGGCCCGACAAGGTCCGGCTGATGCAGCGCAACTGGATCGGCCGCTCCGAAGGCCTGCTGTTGCGCTTCGCGCTCGATCCGGCCACGACGCCCGCTGGCGAAACCGAGCTAAAGATTTTCACGACGCGGCCGGACACGCTGTTCGGCGCGAAATTCATGGCGATCTCGGCCGATCATCCGCTGGCGATAGCCGCGGCGGCGAAGAATCCTGATCTCGCCGAGTTCATCGCGGACGTGAAGAAGATCGGCACCGCGCAGGAGATCATCGACACCGCCGAGAAGCAGGGTTTTGACACCGGCATCAAGGCCGTCCACCCGTTCGACCCGAGTTGGAAGCTGCCGGTCTATGTCGCGAACTTCGTGCTGATGGAATACGGCACCGGCGCGATCTTCGGCTGCCCGGGGCACGACCAGCGCGACCTCGATTTCGTCAATAAATACGCGCTCGGCGTAACGCCGGTGGTCTGCCCCGAGGGCCAGGACCCCAAGACGTTCGTCATTACCGACACCGCCTATGACGGCGAAGGCCGCATGATCAATTCCCGCTTTCTCGATGGCATGACCATCGAGCAGGCCAAGGAGGAGGTCGCAAAGCGGCTGGAAAATGAGATGCGGGGCAACGCACCCGTCGGCGAGCGGCAGGTGAACTTCCGCCTGCGCGACTGGGGTATTTCACGCCAGCGCTATTGGGGCTGCCCGATCCCTGTCATCCACTGCCCGAAATGCGACGTGGTGCCGGTACCCGACGATCAGTTGCCGGTGGTGCTGCCGGAGGATGCCACCTTCGACAAGCCGGGCAACGCGCTCGACCATCACCCGACCTGGAAGCACGTCATCTGCCCGAAATGCGGCGGCAAAGCCCAGCGCGAAACCGACACCATGGACACCTTCGTGGATTCGTCCTGGTATTTTGCGCGCTTCACCGATCCCTGGAACGAGAAGGCGCCGACCACGCCTGACGTGGCCAACCGGATGATGCCGGTCGACCAGTATATCGGCGGCGTCGAGCACGCGATCCTGCATCTGCTCTACAGCCGCTTCTTCACCCGCGCGATGAAGGCGACCGGCCATATCGGCATGGACGAGCCGTTCGCCGGCATGTTCACCCAAGGCATGGTGGTGCACGAGACCTACCAGAAGGCTGACGGATCTTACGTCACCCCTGCGGAAGTGAAGATCGAAGCCGGCGGCAACGGCAAGCGCGCCATCCTGCTGGAAACCGGTGAAAACATCACCGTCGGCCCGATCGAGAAGATGTCGAAGTCGAAGAGGAATACCGTCGACCCCGACGACATCATCGCGACCTATGGCGCCGATGTCGCGCGCTGGTTCATGCTGTCGGATTCCCCGCCCGACCGCGACGTGATCTGGAGCGACGAGCGCGTGCAGGGCGCCTCGCGCTTCGTGCAGCGGCTGTGGCGGCTGGTGAACGAATCGGCCGGGATCGCCAAAACGGCTCCGGCCGACCGGCCGGCCTCGTTCGGCGCCGATGCGCTCGGCTTGCGCAAGGCCGCCCACGGCGCGCTGGACAAGGTGTCGTCCGGGATCGAGCGGCTGCATTTCAATGTCTGCCTCGCCCATATCCGGGAATTCGCCAATGCGCTGGCCGAGGTATTGGGCAGGGACGGCAAGCCGGCCGCGGACACCGCCTGGGCGGTTCGGGAAGCCGCGACCATCCTGGTTCAACTGTTCGCGCCGATGATGCCGCATCTGGCCGAGGAGTGCTGGCAGGTTCTGGGGCAGTCCGGGCTGATTTCGGAGGCCAACTGGCCCCAAATCGAACGCGATTTGTTGGTTGAAGACACCGTGACGCTGGTGGTCCAGGTCAACGGCAAGAAGCGGGGTGATGTTACCGTGCCACGGGTCGCCCAAAATCCGGAAATTGAGGCTGCCGTTTTGTCGCTCGATGCGGTAAAACTCGCTCTCGGCGGCAAGGCCGTCCGCAAGGTAATCGTAGTTCCCATGAGGATCGTGAATGTCGTTGGCTAG
- the lptE gene encoding LPS assembly lipoprotein LptE: MSLARTRIAVRLIAVAALAALTAGCFQPMYAERNDGKPGLREKLMGVEVPPVDKPNASREARIQVEIRNALAFKLYGNATGMPPTHRLVLRFSTTRNSLMIDPATALPSSENYGIDAQYNLIDLATNKSVMTGTTFSRVSYDIPGQLQRFARQRAFRDAEDRAANEIAENIQTRLASFFYAGT, encoded by the coding sequence ATGTCGTTGGCTAGGACCCGGATCGCCGTTCGGCTCATCGCCGTCGCCGCTCTGGCGGCGCTCACGGCCGGCTGTTTCCAGCCGATGTATGCCGAACGTAATGACGGCAAGCCCGGCCTGCGGGAAAAGCTGATGGGCGTGGAAGTCCCGCCGGTCGACAAGCCCAACGCTTCGCGCGAAGCCCGGATCCAGGTGGAGATCCGCAACGCGCTGGCGTTCAAGCTTTACGGCAACGCCACCGGCATGCCGCCGACCCATCGGCTGGTGCTGCGCTTTAGCACCACCCGCAACTCGCTCATGATCGATCCCGCCACCGCGCTGCCGTCGAGCGAAAATTACGGCATCGACGCGCAGTACAATCTGATCGACCTCGCCACCAACAAGTCGGTCATGACGGGCACGACCTTCTCGCGCGTGTCCTATGACATCCCCGGCCAGTTGCAGCGCTTCGCCCGCCAGCGTGCGTTCCGCGACGCCGAGGATCGCGCCGCCAACGAAATTGCCGAAAACATCCAGACCCGGCTGGCGTCGTTCTTCTACGCCGGCACCTGA
- the holA gene encoding DNA polymerase III subunit delta: protein MVALRGKDIDAFLARPDAGRPIILLYGPDAGLVRERADALIASAVDDPNDPFSLVRLDGDDLSAEPSRLVDEAMTIPMFGGRRAIRVRAGSRSFASGVDTLADSPVKDCRIVIEAGELRPESPLRKACERAKTAVAIACYPDTERDLARLIDEELRTSNLRLAADARAVLMSLLGGDRQASRNELRKLALYAHGKGEIALDDVMTVVSDASELKLDPIVDGAFAGRPDLVESEFAKAMVAGTYPGVIISAAQRQAAWLHKSALAVAEGTPVSTLLESGYPRLHFSRKGAVEIALRNFSVTRLAAIIDQLGTAALDMRKQASLASAIGLRTLLSIAANAKRRG, encoded by the coding sequence GTGGTCGCGCTCCGCGGAAAAGACATCGACGCCTTTCTCGCCCGGCCTGATGCCGGCCGCCCCATCATCCTGCTCTATGGTCCGGATGCCGGTCTCGTCCGCGAGCGCGCCGACGCGTTAATTGCCTCGGCGGTTGACGATCCCAACGATCCCTTTTCGCTGGTGCGGCTCGATGGCGACGACCTGTCGGCCGAACCGTCGCGGCTGGTCGATGAAGCCATGACGATCCCGATGTTCGGCGGCCGCCGCGCCATCCGGGTGCGCGCCGGCTCTCGCAGTTTCGCCAGCGGCGTCGATACGCTGGCCGATTCGCCGGTGAAGGATTGCCGTATCGTGATCGAGGCCGGCGAGCTGCGGCCGGAATCGCCGCTGCGCAAGGCCTGCGAGCGCGCCAAGACCGCGGTCGCTATCGCCTGCTATCCCGACACCGAGCGCGACCTTGCCCGATTGATCGACGAGGAATTGCGGACTTCCAATCTGCGCCTCGCCGCAGACGCCCGCGCCGTCCTGATGTCATTGCTCGGCGGCGACCGCCAGGCCTCGCGCAACGAGCTGCGCAAGCTTGCGCTCTATGCCCACGGCAAGGGCGAGATCGCCCTCGACGACGTCATGACCGTCGTCTCCGACGCGTCCGAGCTGAAGCTAGACCCGATCGTGGACGGCGCTTTTGCCGGCAGGCCGGACCTGGTCGAAAGCGAATTTGCCAAAGCCATGGTCGCCGGCACCTATCCCGGCGTCATCATCTCCGCCGCGCAGCGCCAGGCGGCATGGCTGCACAAATCGGCGCTCGCGGTGGCCGAAGGCACCCCCGTCTCGACCTTGCTCGAAAGCGGCTATCCGCGCCTGCATTTCTCCCGCAAGGGCGCCGTCGAAATCGCGCTGCGCAATTTCAGCGTAACGCGACTCGCCGCCATCATCGATCAGCTCGGAACGGCCGCGCTCGACATGCGCAAACAAGCCTCGCTGGCGTCAGCGATCGGGCTACGGACGTTGCTGTCGATTGCCGCGAACGCGAAGCGGCGGGGGTGA
- a CDS encoding ParB/RepB/Spo0J family partition protein — translation MADETRSRLGRGLASLIGDVGGEAAHVDRPRNQRKVPIEFLKPNPRNPRRTFSDAELGELADSVKQHGVIQPIVVRPVKGAQDRYEIIAGERRWRAAQLASLHEVPIVPIDVSDSDALEIMIIENVQREDLNPMEEAQGYHALADEFKRSQEEIAKDVGKSRSHVANMMRLTKLPAEVQAFISNGQLSAGHARALIGVPDPLAAAKRIVEEGLNVRQTEALAHEEGVPERKPQKARAAGGKTKDPDTIALEKRVSDALGLTVTVNHRDPGGTVQISYRNLEQLDEVMRRLAKGG, via the coding sequence ATGGCCGACGAAACGCGTTCGCGACTGGGTCGTGGTCTCGCAAGTCTGATCGGAGATGTCGGCGGCGAGGCCGCGCATGTCGACCGGCCGCGCAACCAGCGCAAGGTGCCGATCGAATTTTTGAAACCGAATCCGCGTAACCCGCGCCGGACCTTTTCTGATGCCGAGCTCGGCGAGCTCGCCGATTCGGTCAAGCAGCATGGCGTGATCCAGCCAATCGTGGTGCGGCCGGTAAAGGGTGCGCAGGATCGCTACGAGATCATCGCCGGTGAACGCCGTTGGCGTGCCGCGCAACTCGCCAGCCTGCACGAAGTCCCGATCGTTCCGATCGATGTCAGCGACAGTGACGCGCTCGAGATCATGATCATCGAGAACGTGCAGCGGGAAGATCTGAACCCGATGGAAGAGGCGCAGGGTTATCATGCGCTCGCCGACGAGTTCAAACGCAGCCAGGAAGAGATCGCGAAGGACGTCGGCAAGAGCCGCAGCCATGTCGCCAATATGATGCGGCTGACGAAGCTACCGGCGGAGGTGCAAGCCTTTATTTCCAACGGCCAATTGTCGGCAGGCCACGCCCGCGCGCTGATCGGCGTGCCCGATCCGCTGGCCGCGGCGAAGCGCATTGTCGAGGAGGGGTTGAACGTCCGCCAGACTGAGGCGCTGGCGCATGAGGAGGGCGTCCCTGAACGCAAGCCGCAAAAGGCGCGGGCCGCGGGCGGCAAGACAAAAGATCCCGACACGATTGCGCTGGAGAAGCGCGTCAGCGATGCCCTCGGTCTCACCGTGACCGTCAACCACCGCGACCCCGGCGGCACCGTCCAGATCAGCTATCGCAATCTCGAACAGCTCGACGAAGTAATGCGGCGGCTGGCGAAGGGGGGCTAG
- a CDS encoding ParA family protein: MSELDELYQEDREPTPPPHPRILSLANQKGGVGKTTTAINLGTALAAIGERVLIVDLDPQGNASTGLGIDRRNRNCSTYDVLIGEAPLRDAVVATAVPRLHIASSTMDLSGLELELGTTPGRAFRLRDAIAALNKNAAPETEYTYVLIDCPPSLNLLTVNAMAASDAILVPLQCEFFALEGLSQLLQTVEQVRSTLNPNLSIHGIVLTMFDSRNNLSNQVVADVRQFMGGKVYDTMIPRNVRISEAPSYGKPVLVYDLKCVGSEAYLKLATEVIQRERELRTH; the protein is encoded by the coding sequence ATGAGCGAATTAGACGAGTTATATCAAGAGGATAGAGAACCCACTCCGCCACCCCATCCACGCATCCTGTCGTTGGCCAATCAAAAGGGCGGCGTCGGCAAGACCACCACAGCGATCAATCTGGGCACCGCGCTCGCGGCAATTGGCGAGCGCGTGCTGATCGTCGACCTCGATCCGCAAGGCAACGCCTCCACGGGTCTCGGCATCGACCGCCGCAATCGCAACTGCTCGACCTACGACGTGCTGATCGGCGAAGCGCCGCTGCGCGACGCCGTGGTTGCCACTGCGGTGCCGCGGCTGCACATCGCCTCGTCGACGATGGACCTGTCGGGCCTCGAGCTCGAACTCGGCACGACGCCCGGCCGCGCCTTCCGCCTGCGCGATGCGATCGCCGCGCTGAACAAGAACGCGGCGCCGGAAACCGAGTACACCTATGTGCTGATCGATTGCCCGCCGTCGCTCAACCTCCTCACCGTCAACGCGATGGCGGCGTCGGACGCGATCCTGGTGCCGCTGCAATGCGAGTTCTTCGCGCTCGAAGGTCTTTCGCAATTGCTGCAGACGGTGGAGCAGGTGCGCTCGACGCTCAATCCGAACCTGTCGATCCACGGCATCGTGCTGACCATGTTCGACTCCCGCAACAATCTGTCGAACCAGGTCGTCGCCGACGTGCGGCAGTTCATGGGCGGCAAGGTCTACGACACCATGATCCCGCGCAACGTGCGCATCTCCGAGGCGCCGTCCTACGGCAAGCCGGTGCTGGTCTACGACCTCAAATGCGTCGGCAGCGAAGCCTATCTGAAGCTTGCGACGGAAGTGATCCAGCGCGAGCGTGAGCTGAGGACGCATTAG
- the rsmG gene encoding 16S rRNA (guanine(527)-N(7))-methyltransferase RsmG, with amino-acid sequence MAKVAVQDASPILPSDRSAALALTPVSRETEARLDRYTALLVEWQAKTNLVAPSTLPHLWTRHVADSLQLLDLAPTARIWVDLGSGGGFPGVVLACALAETPGANVHLVERNAKKAAFLREAVRITSAAATVHLAGIGDSVDRIGSRVDCVTARALAPLHQLVGFAEPFVKEGAKALFLKGQDVEAELTEATKYWNIEPRLHSSRTGGHGWIVELDRIERRNPSAITHGDRA; translated from the coding sequence ATGGCGAAAGTCGCCGTCCAAGACGCCTCTCCGATCTTGCCATCCGATAGATCGGCGGCCTTGGCCCTCACCCCCGTTTCGCGTGAAACGGAAGCACGACTGGACCGCTATACAGCGTTATTGGTGGAGTGGCAGGCCAAGACAAATCTTGTGGCGCCGTCGACGCTTCCGCATCTCTGGACTCGACACGTCGCCGATTCGCTGCAGCTGCTGGACCTGGCGCCGACGGCGAGGATCTGGGTCGATCTTGGCAGCGGCGGCGGCTTCCCGGGCGTGGTGTTGGCTTGCGCGCTGGCAGAGACGCCGGGGGCCAACGTCCATTTGGTCGAGCGCAACGCCAAGAAGGCGGCCTTCCTGCGCGAGGCGGTGCGCATAACTTCTGCGGCTGCCACCGTGCATTTGGCGGGAATCGGGGATAGTGTGGATAGAATTGGCAGTCGCGTCGATTGCGTCACTGCGCGGGCACTGGCTCCGTTACATCAGCTTGTCGGTTTTGCGGAACCGTTTGTGAAAGAAGGCGCAAAAGCTTTGTTTCTCAAAGGCCAAGATGTAGAAGCTGAATTGACCGAGGCTACTAAATATTGGAATATTGAACCGCGACTCCATTCCAGCCGCACGGGCGGGCACGGCTGGATCGTCGAACTCGATCGGATCGAGCGGCGCAACCCCTCCGCGATCACACATGGCGATCGGGCATGA